The genomic window GCGGCCAGTCCGAGCACACGGTCTTCCACCTCCAGAGCCGTGGCCGTGTGATCAAATTCACTCTTCCTCCGTATTTCGGAGCGCAAGGTGATGCGATTGCTTATTTGAAAAACCTGGAAGCTGCGAACCAGGTGTTCGGCGATGACATCCAGCTCCACGGAGTATTGGAAACCAAGCTCGGCCCCGCGCTTGTCATTTCCCAACCTTATGTGCCGGGAGTGCAGCCCACCGCTCAGGAAATCGCCACATGGTTCACCTCGAACGGTTATCATTCCACCGGGCACAACCGTTGGAAAAATGACGAATCGGGCGTGGAGATCGCGGACGCCCATGTCGGCAACCTCATCAAGACCGAAGATGGCGAGCTTGTTCCCATCGACCTCCAGATTCTCTCGGAGGGTGACGCGTTCGCCGCCCCTCCTCCACCCGCCATCCCCACCCTGCTTGAGGTCCGTGGCGAAATTTTCATGCCGAACGAAGCCTTCGCCGCGCTCAATGCGGAGCGTGATGAAGCGGGTCTTCCCACCTTTGCCAATCCACGCAACTCCGCCGCCGGCACGTTGAAACTGCTCGATCCCAAGATCGTCGCACAGCGCCCGCTCGCCTTCCTCGCACACGGGCTCGGTGCCTACGACGGCACTCCGCTCGATACCGAGCATGGATTCCACGACCTGCTGGCCAACCTCGGCATTCCGCAGAACCAGCCCATCCTCAATGCGAACAATCTGGAGGAGTTGCTGGAGGCGGTAAGACAGATCAACATCGACCGCCACCACCTCGACTACGGCACGGACGGAGCCGTCATCAAGGTGCTGAACCGCGCCGAACGCGAGCAGCTCGGCTATACCTCGCGTGCGCCGCGCTGGGCCGCCGCATACAAATTCCTGCCGGAGCAGAAGGAAACCACGCTCAACGCCATCTCCATCCAGGTCGGTCGCACCGGAGTGTTGACCCCCGTGGCGGAGCTCACGCCCGTGCTCGTCTCTGGCACCACCGTGGCCCGCGCCACGCTGCACAACCAGGACGAGATCACCAAGAAGGACATCCGGCTGGGGGCCACCGTGCTCATTGAGAAAGCCGGAGAAATCATTCCAGCCATCGTCAAGGTCATCCGCCACGTGGAAGGAGCCGTTCCGTTTTCCCTCTACGACAGTGTCGGCGGCAAATGCCCGTCGTGCGGCGGCCCCATTTCCCAAGAGGAAGGATTCGTCGCATGGCGCTGCACGAACTTCGCATGCCCGGCCCAGACGGTCACCAGCATCAAGCACTTCGCCGCCCGCAAGGCCCTTGATCTCGACGGCCTCGGTGAAATCGTCGCTGAGGCGCTCGTCCGCCACGGTCATTGCACCACGCCGCTGGACCTTTTCAAGCTGACCGAGGACACCCTCGCCAACCTCAATCTCGGCACCGAAGAATCCCCACGCCGTTTCGGAGAGAAAAACGCAGCCAAGGTCCTCGCCGCACTGGATGCCGCCAGATCCAAGCCGCTGCACCGCTGGCTCTTCGCCATGGGCATCCGGCAGCTCGGCGAATCCGCGGCGAAGGAACTCTCCCGCCTGCATCTCGGCATCGGGGAAATCGCCAATTCTGAGATCCTTGCGGAACTCCTGCGCGACACCCGCGCCACCGCGAAAAAGCAGAACGATTTCCTCGCGAAATATTCCATCACCGGAGATGTCGGCCCCGCCGTGGCGGAAACGATCACCCGCTTTTTCACCTCGGAAGCCGGACAATACGTGCTCGCCCGGCTCACCGAACTCGGCATCGATCCCCAGTCGGACAACTACCTCCCCATCGCCGAGGAGGCCGATCTGTCCGTCCTGCCGCTCGCTGGAAAAACCTTCGTCATCACCGGAACCCTAAGCATGGACCGCGACGCGATGAAGGAATTCATCGAAAGCAAGGGAGGCAAGGTCAGCGGTTCCGTTTCCGCAAAAACCCATTACGTCCTGGCGGGGGAAGGTGGTGGCTCCAAGCGGGACAAGGCTGAGAAACTCGGCGTCCCCATCCTTGATGAGGAGGGGCTTCAGGCGCTTGTCGGAAATGCATAGGACCCATAGGACCCCATAAGTCCTATGGGACCGACATCATTCCCATGCTCCATCCCCTCCCAACCTTGAGGCAGGCGGCGGAAATCACCGTCGCCTTCGCGCTCTCCACCCTCATCACCGCCCTCTTCATCCGGGTGTATGGTGGCTACGTCTCGCAGGAAACCATGATCCTCTCCGGCTCCATCGCCGGGGGAAAATGGGCCATCCAGATCTTGCTCGGCTGGCTCTTGCTCGGCGCGAAAAGGTGGATCTACATCCGGGAACTCGGCATCGCCTGCCTCATCGGCAGCCTCGTTCTCATTCCCTTTTCCATCACCTCAGGTGCGGCGCTTTACTTCTTTGGCAGCCTGCTTGCCAGTATCTGCGCGATGGGAACGACCGTCGTCATCCGTCTGAAGGCCGCGGGCTTCGCATGGCGGTGGCCGGCCCTGTGGTTCCTGCTGCTGTCCGTCGCCGTCACTCTCCAACTCACCATCGTCTTCCACATCCTCTGAGAAGGGTCGACAAGTCCCGCATCCCTTGTGCGGATTCCCCAGCCTCCCATACAGATTCCACGCAAATCCCATTTCGGTGTAAGAGGTCGGCGGGCATCCGTGTTTTCCTCCAAAACATGAGACTCCTGCCCACTTTCATCCTCCTCACCGGCCTGTGTGTTTCTTCCGCATCCTCCGGAGATCTGAGGGAGGACATGCGGCGTGCGGAAGAAACCGGCAGGAAGTCCGGCTCCCTCATCACGAACAATGATTTCCGCCCCTTCTGGTCGGCGGATGGCAGCCACCTGGCCTACCGGATCAGGGGAACAAATGACGAGCTGGTCTTTTCCAAAGTCCATCTCCGGTCCGGCACCCTGTCACCCGCCTTCGATCACGACCTGCTGGCCAAGGCACTCGCGAAAGCCGCCGGGCGCGTGACCG from Luteolibacter yonseiensis includes these protein-coding regions:
- the ligA gene encoding NAD-dependent DNA ligase LigA, with protein sequence MADKTLHMDELDLFSSAPPPETRIRDLRAQLDHHNRLYYNKATPEISDAEYDTLFRELELLEEKHPEFHDANSPTLRVGGAPIEGFQQIRHAVPMLSIDDVFELGAEAMEKSGAASAEQELIDFYQRLQKNLKRPDIAVTIEPKIDGVAVSLLYRDGKLAYAATRGDGQTGDDVTHNVRTIRSIPLELKFHEAPQPPPTVDLDSLLPYLDTHEPNAASRRTPPQSQGNSLAKRLVDDLGRGDGTDVPQRVRQEAESVVSWAGESNRLLDPRRFGRLAARYPQLGGQSEHTVFHLQSRGRVIKFTLPPYFGAQGDAIAYLKNLEAANQVFGDDIQLHGVLETKLGPALVISQPYVPGVQPTAQEIATWFTSNGYHSTGHNRWKNDESGVEIADAHVGNLIKTEDGELVPIDLQILSEGDAFAAPPPPAIPTLLEVRGEIFMPNEAFAALNAERDEAGLPTFANPRNSAAGTLKLLDPKIVAQRPLAFLAHGLGAYDGTPLDTEHGFHDLLANLGIPQNQPILNANNLEELLEAVRQINIDRHHLDYGTDGAVIKVLNRAEREQLGYTSRAPRWAAAYKFLPEQKETTLNAISIQVGRTGVLTPVAELTPVLVSGTTVARATLHNQDEITKKDIRLGATVLIEKAGEIIPAIVKVIRHVEGAVPFSLYDSVGGKCPSCGGPISQEEGFVAWRCTNFACPAQTVTSIKHFAARKALDLDGLGEIVAEALVRHGHCTTPLDLFKLTEDTLANLNLGTEESPRRFGEKNAAKVLAALDAARSKPLHRWLFAMGIRQLGESAAKELSRLHLGIGEIANSEILAELLRDTRATAKKQNDFLAKYSITGDVGPAVAETITRFFTSEAGQYVLARLTELGIDPQSDNYLPIAEEADLSVLPLAGKTFVITGTLSMDRDAMKEFIESKGGKVSGSVSAKTHYVLAGEGGGSKRDKAEKLGVPILDEEGLQALVGNA